In a single window of the Megalobrama amblycephala isolate DHTTF-2021 linkage group LG3, ASM1881202v1, whole genome shotgun sequence genome:
- the LOC125264035 gene encoding uncharacterized protein LOC125264035 produces MGNCCGKIKTEKTEIRGPFRELVRKWNLREEQIAQIHLWSKFTKGQFEKNCGTLSVSVLGESRRILENLSPKKRRRIDWTLFNRWEREAEARYERQRKGEEEKVALIALQTKKQKQELDDMQAVSGCRRPPPYNAVGEEEVGQVPVAGSSAEPCSRKGEVKTEGESSDDDEDERNAGVYQEVRRLLNEAMTPELREPLSRIFKGVKRKAGKPPLTHPMKTRSVSVIGKKTEKTCNLPMLQFPGAEGPVWVERPWDLEELRNVTAALPDPEKGVERFISAVTNVDVTYKPTGRDWSAIFSARLGLKWTEVRGAGEDAFNPALQRLDEGGTETQEWRVQWTAMLERLRLAYPLRPDWAAIANTKQLKGETVTAYLARLKTVVDECAGLPEGTDNTGVLKHHFVNGLLPNIQKAVKLTCIGWEAQNLEVAMQHAKHAEQNDEKRNTEKQQKLENAQYMFYQSQSQSNNQMPRDDNYQEARRGRGRGRGRWNAQNGRIGDRDRCRICGQKGHWARECPENPKNFPQQQQYQNNFRQQPQQSYPQQRQNYREQQHTSSFPPPPPTASSTA; encoded by the coding sequence ATGGGGAATTGCTGcggtaaaataaaaactgaaaaaactgAGATCCGGGGTCCTTTCCGAGAATTGGTTAGAAAGTGGAATTTGCGAGAAGAACAAATTGCTCAAATTCATTTGTGGTCAAAGTTCACAAAAGGACAATTTGAGAAAAACTGTGGTACTTTGAGTGTGTCAGTTTTAGGAGAATCAAGACGTATCCTGGAGAATCTGTCCCCAAAGAAGCGGAGACGGATTGACTGGACACTGTTCAACAGATGGGAGCGGGAAGCAGAGGCTCGATACGAGAGGCAAAGAAAAGGTGAGGAGGAAAAGGTTGCTCTTATTGCCTTGCAGACCAAGAAGCAGAAGCAAGAGCTCGATGATATGCAGGCAGTGAGTGGGTGCAGGCGGCCCCCGCCATACAATGCTGTGGGAGAAGAGGAAGTTGGACAAGTGCCAGTGGCTGGGAGCTCTGCAGAGCCATGCTCCAGGAAAGGGGAAGTGAAGACAGAGGGTGAGAGCTcagatgatgatgaggatgagAGGAATGCAGGGGTTTATCAGGAAGTTCGAAGACTCCTGAACGAGGCGATGACACCTGAGTTGCGTGAGCCCCTAAGCCGCATATTCAAGGGGGTGAAAAGAAAAGCTGGAAAACCACCTCTCACACACCCAATGAAAACTCGGTCGGTCTCTGTGATTGGGAAAAAGACTGAGAAAACTTGTAATTTGCCTATGCTTCAGTTTCCAGGTGCTGAAGGGCCAGTGTGGGTGGAGAGACCTTGGGATTTGGAAGAGCTTCGAAATGTGACAGCCGCACTCCCAGATCCAGAAAAAGGGGTAGAACGGTTCATAAGTGCAGTTACAAATGTTGATGTAACTTATAAACCCACAGGTCGAGACTGGTCAGCAATATTCAGTGCAAGACTGGGATTGAAGTGGACAGAAGTGCGTGGAGCAGGCGAAGACGCTTTCAACCCCGCCCTGCAGCGTCTGGATGAAGGAGGAACTGAAACTCAGGAGTGGAGAGTTCAATGGACAGCAATGCTTGAGAGACTGAGACTGGCTTACCCACTACGGCCAGACTGGGCAGCGATTGCCAACACGAAGCAGTTGAAAGGTGAGACTGTCACTGCTTATCTTGCGAGACTAAAGACTGTTGTTGATGAATGTGCAGGTCTTCCAGAAGGAACCGACAACACAGGAGTTCTGAAACACCATTTTGTAAATGGCCTGCTTCCAAACATACAGAAAGCTGTCAAATTGACCTGCATTGGATGGGAAGCTCAGAATCTGGAAGTGGCGATGCAACATGCCAAGCATGCTGAGCAGAATGATGAAAAGAGGAACACAGAGAAACAGCAGAAGTTGGAGAATGCTCAGTACATGTTTTACCAGTCCCAGTCCCAGTCCAACAACCAAATGCCAAGAGATGACAACTATCAAGAGGCAAGAAGAGGAAGAGGCAGAGGCCGTGGCAGGTGGAATGCACAGAATGGCAGGATTGGGGACAGAGACAGGTGTAGAATCTGCGGCCAGAAAGGTCATTGGGCCAGGGAGTGTCCAGAAAATCCGAAAAACTTCCCCCAACAGCAGCAGTACCAAAATAACTTCCGACAGCAGCCACAGCAGAGCTACCCGCAGCAGAGGCAGAACTACAGAGAGCAACAACACACTTCTTCTTTCCCTCCCCCTCCGCCAACGGCAAGCTCCACAGCATAG